A genomic region of Candidatus Hydrogenedentota bacterium contains the following coding sequences:
- a CDS encoding V-type proton ATPase subunit E, translating to MNGKPPIDADAQMIGAILADAEAQTTKIAEEARSTVDAELKSIEAEAKAVREEIVGRAKDKAQRLRARGQALAAVEARRIVLRARESAIQSILTQVKEQLAVLRLDDAAYRASLLFLAEEAVRGVSEPVVQLAVAKRDSHLLDSDFQFALKNGVSKSLGIGPDIRFAFDLADTAGGCVARSGDGRIVFDNTFTRRFERALRSLRAAILKEAPNCHE from the coding sequence ATGAACGGCAAACCTCCCATCGATGCCGACGCGCAGATGATTGGCGCCATTCTTGCCGACGCGGAAGCCCAGACGACAAAGATTGCCGAAGAAGCGCGCTCCACCGTAGACGCCGAACTCAAGAGCATCGAAGCGGAAGCCAAGGCGGTCCGCGAGGAAATTGTCGGCAGGGCCAAAGACAAGGCGCAGCGTCTTCGCGCAAGGGGCCAGGCACTTGCCGCTGTAGAGGCGCGCAGAATTGTCTTGCGCGCCCGCGAGTCTGCGATTCAGTCTATTCTCACGCAAGTGAAGGAGCAGTTGGCCGTGCTCCGCTTAGACGACGCCGCTTATCGAGCGTCACTTCTCTTTCTGGCGGAAGAAGCTGTTCGCGGCGTGTCGGAGCCGGTCGTTCAACTCGCCGTGGCAAAGAGAGACAGCCACCTACTCGATTCCGACTTTCAGTTCGCACTGAAGAACGGCGTGTCCAAGAGTCTGGGAATTGGCCCGGATATCCGATTCGCCTTCGATCTCGCGGATACGGCGGGCGGCTGCGTCGCGAGGTCAGGCGACGGTCGCATCGTCTTTGACAACACGTTCACCCGGCGCTTTGAGAGAGCGCTACGCTCTCTTCGCGCCGCGATACTCAAGGAAGCACCGAACTGCCATGAGTGA
- a CDS encoding ATP synthase subunit C has translation MSQFRFGKSRTLTIALTLLAVLTPVLLTSIVFAQTEASTAKTLDPAAIKWAFMAAALSVGTACLGAAIAVAYIGAAAVAAVAEKPQLAGRTLIFVGLAEGIAIYGLIIAIMILGKI, from the coding sequence ATGTCACAATTCCGATTCGGAAAGTCACGCACCCTCACCATCGCACTGACCTTGCTCGCAGTGTTGACGCCCGTTCTACTGACATCCATCGTCTTCGCGCAAACCGAAGCATCCACTGCGAAGACACTGGACCCAGCCGCAATCAAATGGGCATTCATGGCCGCCGCCCTCAGCGTTGGCACGGCCTGCCTCGGAGCCGCGATTGCCGTGGCCTACATCGGCGCTGCAGCCGTGGCGGCAGTCGCCGAGAAACCACAACTTGCGGGACGGACACTCATATTTGTGGGTCTGGCCGAAGGTATCGCCATCTACGGGTTGATCATTGCCATCATGATTCTCGGAAAGATCTAG
- a CDS encoding V-type ATPase subunit, which translates to MIALARYAEANTVTRAMLSDLLSTSDYDALIRTSTLAEAWNYLRKTAYAPVLFDHPSDGPAPLEHAIRTACALRFKRSIARLHGRARPVAQLLLSRWDLDNLEFALRHWHGNDRQAGHIKALPSFADAISYEGILNAGSLGEVLAAVQDTPYADPIALSASEYKQKQSIFFVEIALEKDYYRRLLLATSKLWGPDARDGLAALGAEIDALNLSWLGRLLQSKQVESGELSSVLIPGPSPLTRRLTHKSASPSDLQQLHTDFAGRFLPVQRDTDTEIQRLGMLEDAVRAMAVEYAQRALGRYPFRISTVFACYVLLRAEMKNLCTVLAGKSAGYSEHEFHSRLLMVRRS; encoded by the coding sequence ATGATTGCCTTGGCGCGATATGCGGAAGCCAATACGGTTACGCGTGCCATGCTCTCGGACTTGTTGTCCACGAGCGACTACGACGCCCTGATTCGCACGTCAACCCTTGCAGAAGCATGGAACTATCTCCGCAAGACGGCCTATGCGCCGGTGCTTTTCGACCACCCCTCCGACGGCCCCGCACCACTGGAGCACGCTATTCGAACCGCGTGCGCGCTGCGTTTCAAACGTTCCATCGCCCGCCTGCACGGACGGGCGCGACCCGTGGCCCAATTGCTTCTTTCGCGGTGGGACCTGGACAACCTCGAATTCGCTCTTCGGCATTGGCATGGCAACGATCGGCAAGCCGGGCACATCAAAGCCCTGCCGAGTTTCGCCGACGCCATCTCATACGAGGGCATATTGAACGCGGGCAGCCTGGGAGAAGTCTTGGCCGCCGTTCAGGACACGCCGTACGCGGACCCCATCGCCTTGAGCGCCTCGGAATACAAGCAGAAACAGTCAATCTTCTTCGTAGAGATTGCACTCGAAAAGGACTACTATCGGCGGCTTCTCTTGGCCACCTCCAAGTTGTGGGGACCAGACGCACGTGACGGCCTTGCGGCACTCGGGGCAGAGATCGACGCTCTCAATCTGTCGTGGCTGGGCAGGCTTCTCCAATCAAAGCAAGTGGAGTCCGGAGAGCTTTCCTCTGTACTTATACCCGGTCCGTCTCCGCTTACGCGACGACTGACCCACAAGTCGGCATCTCCGAGCGATCTGCAGCAACTCCACACGGATTTCGCGGGAAGATTTCTTCCGGTTCAACGTGACACGGATACCGAAATTCAGCGTCTTGGCATGCTTGAAGACGCAGTGCGCGCGATGGCCGTCGAATACGCTCAACGCGCGTTAGGCAGATACCCGTTCCGAATCAGCACGGTCTTTGCCTGTTACGTGCTACTGCGAGCCGAAATGAAGAATTTGTGCACGGTTCTTGCGGGCAAAAGCGCGGGCTATTCCGAGCACGAATTCCACTCGAGATTGCTCATGGTGAGGAGAAGCTAG
- a CDS encoding V-type ATP synthase subunit F, which produces MVLGMRLAGVSGHIATDRETALAGLQEAKSRKDCAVVLMSERVAATIRDELNAHVYGAGYPLVLEIPDAAGPSSTRVSIEEIVRKAIGVSL; this is translated from the coding sequence ATGGTCCTAGGCATGCGTCTCGCTGGTGTCTCTGGACACATCGCGACTGACCGCGAGACCGCGCTCGCCGGATTGCAGGAAGCCAAGTCTCGCAAAGACTGCGCGGTTGTTCTCATGTCGGAACGCGTGGCGGCGACGATACGCGACGAATTGAACGCGCATGTTTACGGCGCCGGTTATCCTCTCGTCCTGGAGATACCCGATGCGGCCGGACCGTCAAGCACGCGGGTCTCCATTGAAGAAATCGTTCGCAAGGCAATCGGAGTGAGCCTATGA